ACAGGGCGGGCCCGAGCGGGCGGCCACCCTGGCCTATGCCGGGTCGGCCCTTGGCGCGGTGTTCGCCGGGGACATGGTCACGCTCTACGTCTTCTGGGAGGCCATGGCCCTGGCGGCGGTCTTCGTGATCCTGGCCGGGGGCACGGAAAAATCCCGGGCGGCGGCCTATCGCTACGCCCTGGTGCATCTTTTCGGCGGCATCTGCCTGCTGGCGGGGCTTGTGCTCCTGGCGGCCAAAACCGGCTCCACGGCCTTCACCGCCGCGCTCCTGGCCGACGGCGGCCCGGGGTCGCTTCTGGTCCTGGCCGGGTTTTTGATCAACGCCTCGGCCTTTCCCTTCTCGGCCTGGCTGCCGGACAGCTATCCCGAGTCCTCGCCCACGGGCGGGGTGTTCCTGTCGGCCTTCACCACCAAGACCGCCGTGTACGTCCTCATCCGGGGCTTCCCGGGCTTCGACATCCTCATTGTCGCCGGATGCCTGATGATCCTCTACGGCCTGATCTACGCCCTGCGCGAAAACGATCTGCGCCGCCTTTTGTCCTACAGCATCACCAACCAGGTGGGGTTCATGCTGGTGGGGGTGGGAATCGGCACGCCCGAGGCCTTAAATGGCGCCTGCGCCCTGGCCTTTTGCCACATCCTCTACAAGTCCCTGATGTTCATGTCCGCCGGGTCGGTGATTGCGGCCACGGGCAAACGCAAACTCACCGAGCTTGGCGGGCTTTTTTCGGCCATGCCCCTGACCTTCGCGGCGACCGTGGTGGGGGCCATGTCCCTGTCCGCCCTGCCCGGCACCTGCGGCTTCGTGTCCAAGCCCATGGTGCTGGCCGCCACGGCCGACGCCCACATGGCCCTGATGTGGCTGTTCCTGGAGGCGGCCTCGGCCGGGACGCTGCTGTATGCCGGGCTGGCCGTGCCGTACTTCATCTTTTTCGGACAGACCCCGGGGGCGCCGGAGGCCTCGAAAAAACCCACTCAGGGCCGCGAGGCCCCGGTCGCGGCGCTTGCGGGCATGGGGCTGGCGGCCCTGGCCTGCCTGGGGATCGGGGTCTACCCCTGGCCCCTGTATGCCCTTTTGCCCTTTGCGGCCCCGGAGTTCGTCCCGTTTTCGCCGGGCCGGGTCACGGCGACGATTGAGCTTTTGGCCTTTGCCGGGCTTTTTTTCGCGCTCTATGCCCCGATCCTGCGCCGCAGGCCGGGCATCACCCTGGACACGGACTTCTTCTACCGCAGGGGGGGCCGGTTCCTGTACCGGCTGTCCGACGCAGCCACCGGCGGCATCAACACCGCCGCCGCCGACATGGCCGCCCGGGCGGCGGCCGCCCTCCATCGCCTCACCGCCCAGGGTCCGCAACGCCTGGCGGCCATGGTGGTCACGCTTTTTTCCCCGCTTTTGGGCAAAAACGCCCAACGCCTGCGCGACGAGGCGGCCCTGGCCGCACAGACCTGGACCCCGCCCGTGGGCGTCACCCTGGCGGCGGCCCTTTTCGGCCTGTGCCTGATCCTGATGCTGGTTTTGTAACGCCTTTCCCGGAGGCCCCATGCCCACCCCCCCCGATCTCATCAATTTCCAGATCCTGGCAGGCATCCCCGACCCGCTTCTGGAACGCTTCCTGGCCCTGGCCGTGCCGCGCGACTTCGGCCCGGGCGACACCATCCATGAGAGAGGCCAGCCCGCCGAACATTTCTCCCTGCTTCTGGACGGCAAGGCGCTTTTGCAGGTGCGCCTGCCCCCGGACATCATCGTCTCCCTGGGGTCGCTCAATCCCGGCTATTGCTTCGGGTTTTCCGCCCTGACCCCGGGAGAGGTCCACGACCACACCGTGGTGGCCGCCCGGGCCTGCCGCACCCTGGCCGTGCCGGGGACGGCCCTGGTAGGACTTATCCAGGACGCCCCGGCCTTTGGCGTGCCCTTCCTGCTGGCCATGTACCGGCTGGTGAACGACCGGCTGACGCTGCGCACCTCCCAGTTCCTCACCCTGCTGACGCGCCACCCGGATCTGTCCCCCGCCTGATCCGGCCTCCCGGCCAAGCCCGGAGACGGCGTGGAAATGTTTGATTTTCAGCGCCATCCGCTCTAGTCTTTGAAATGGACGCGGGCGCGGCGCGCGCTCCGGGCCGGGAGGCGCTTGCATCCGGCCGTGTCCGGCTGATGCGGCAGTTCCCGCCGCGTCCGAGCCAACCCCCGGGGGCGAACGGACATGATGCAGCAGGACGACTACCAGCGGCTTCGTCTCAAAATCATCGCCACCACCCTGGCCTTTTCCTTCGTGCCGCTTCTGGCCCTGGGCGTGACCATCTACCTCAAGACCGAGTCGGTCTATGTGAGCAAGGTCTACGGCAACCTGCGGACCCTGGTGGAAAACAAAAAAAACACCATCGACCTGTTTTTAAACGAACGCATCTCCCAGCTCACCACCCTGGCCTTCACCGAGTCCTTCGACCAGCTCTCCGACGAAAAATACCTGGAAAAGGTCTTCTCCTTCCTCCAGATCCACTCCAAGTCTTTCATCGACCTCCAGGTCATCGACCAGGACGGCAAAACCGTGTCCTATTGCGGCCCCTACCGCCTGCAAAACGTCAACTACAGCCAGGAACCCTGGTTCAACATGGCCATGGCCCGGGGGCTTTACGTCAGCGACGTGTTCCTGGGGTTCCGGAAATATCCCCACTTCATCATCGCCGTGACCCGGCGCGAGGGTGACCGCTCCTGGATTCTGCGGGCGGCCATCGACTCGGACATTTTCGATTCCCTGGTGCGCAGCGTCCACCTGGGCAAATCCGGCGACGCCTTTCTCATGACCTCGGAAAACGTGCTCCAGACCAAGCCCCGCTTTGACGACACCATTCTGGAAAAGATCGAATTCCCGCGTTTCGCCAAGTTTTCCGGCAGCCGGGTGGAGGAGTTTGCGGTCAAGGGCAAGACCAGCCTCTACGCTATGGCCTGGCTGGATTACAAAGACTGGCTCCTGGTCATAAAAGACGACCCCCGCGAAGAATTCATGCCGCTGTACCAGGCCCGCTGGCTCCTGATCTTCATCCTTCTCGGGGGCACGCTGCTCATCATCGGCGGCGCGGTGTTCATCTCCAATTCCATGGTCCGGCAACTGGTGCGCTCGGAGCGGGAAAAAGCCTCCCTGGACGCCTCGCTCACGCAGTCGAGCAAGATGGCGGCCCTGGGCAAGCTGGCCGCCGGGGTGGCCCACGAGGTCAACAACCCCCTGGCCATCATCATGGAAAAGGCCGGGTGGATGCGCGATCTGCTCAGTGAAGAAGACATCAAGGGCAGCCCCAACTTCAAGGAATACGAGGACGCCGTTCAAAAAATCGAATTCCACGTGCGCCGGGCCAAGGACGTGACCCACCGGCTTCTGGGATTCGCCCGGCGCATGGACCCGCTACGCGACGACATCAATGTGAACATCCTTTTGGACCAGACCAAGTCCTTTCTGGAAAACGAGGCCTCGTTCCGCAACATCGAGATCATGACCGACTACGACCGGGGCCTGCCCTGCATCACCTCCGACGCCTCCCAGTTGCAGCAGGTCTTTTTGAACATCTTAGACAACGCCATCGACGCCATCGACAAGGACGGGGTGATCACCGTAACCACCCGCCACGACAAGGAAGCGGGGGCCGTGGTCATCGCCATCGCGGACACGGGCAAGGGGATGCCCAAAGAGGTCGCGGAAAAGATCTTCGATCCTTTTTTCACCACGAAAAAAGTCGGCGAGGGCACGGGCCTGGGGCTGACCATCAGCTACAGCATCATCGAAAAGCTTGGAGGCAAGATCGTCCTGCACAGCGTCGAGGGAAAGGGCACCACCTTCACCATCACCCTGCCCGTCTCGTAGACGGGGTGCTGGTCCAACCGGGCAACGAGGTCGCACATGAGCGTAAGGATCCTCGTCGTGGACGACGAGCCGGATTTCATAGAAACCATGGTCAAGCGGTTCACCTTCCGCAAGATGCCGGTCACGGCCGCGTCAAGCGGCATTGCCGCCTTGAAGCTGCTGGAGACCGACTCCTTCGACGTGGTCATCATGGACGTGCGCATGCCCGGCAAGGACGGCATCGAGACCTTAAAAGAGATCAAAAAACGCTACCCCTTGACGGAAGTCATTATGCTCACCGGGCATGCCTCGGTGGAATCGGGCATGCGCGGCATGTCGCTTGGGGCGTACGACTACGTCTTAAAACCCGTGGACTTCGACGAGCTTCTGGAAAAGGTCCACAAGGCCCACGAAAGAAAACTGCTCAATGAAGGACGAAAAGCCCCGCGCTGACCCGACTGCTGCGGCCGGGGAACCTGCGGCCGCGCCTGCGGGCAAGGCCCGGCCCCTGTGGCTCCATCTGATCGGCCTGCCGGGGCTGACGGCCGTGGCGGTGCTGTCGGCCATGGTCCTGCCCATCCCCCTGGCGGTGATCCTGGCCCTTTTCATCGCCAGCCTGGCGGCCTGGTCCGCTGCGGCCCTGGCCTCGCGCATCCGGGCCTCGGAACAAAAGCGCTGCTCCCTGGACGCCCAACTCGTCCAGTCCCAGAAGCTGGCGGCCATCGGCGAGATGTCGGCGGGCATCGCCCACGAGATCAACAACCCCATGGCCATCATCGCCCAGGAATCGGACTGGATGACGCACCTCATGTCCGCGCCCCAGGTCACGCCGGAAAACATGGCGGAGCTTCGGGACTCCCTGGCCGAGATCGTGCGCCAGGTGGACCGCTGCAAGGCCATCACCCACAATCTGCTCAATTTTTCGCGCAAGATGGAGCCCATCCTGCAGCAGGAACACCTGGAAAAGATCATGGAGGACATGGTGCTTTTGGTGGAGAAGGAGGCCCGGCTCAAGGGCGTGTCCATCGTGCGCGACTATGATCCCGAGCTTGCCCCCATTGCGACCGATGTGCCGCTTTTGCGGCAGGTCATCCTGAATCTGCTGTTAAACGCCTTCCAGGCCATCCCTGGCCAGGGCGCGATCACCGTGTCCACCCGGCCGGACGGCCCATCCCGGGTGGCCATCGCCGTGGCTGACACGGGAGTCGGAATTGCGCCGGAAAACATGCCCAAGATCTTCAACCCGTTTTTCACCACCAAGCCGCCCGGCGTGGGCACGGGCCTGGGGCTGTCCATGTGCCACGGCATCGTGGACCGGCTCGGCGGCGCAATCACGGTGGAAAGCGAGGAAGGCAAAGGGTCCAGGTTCACCGTGACCCTTCCCCGCGAGGGACGCGCCTTTGAAATCACGACGTAAACGACAAGGAGCGACATATGCCGGACCCTATCCGCGTCCTGGTTGTCGATGACGAAGACCGCTTCCGGACCACGCTGGTGAAGCTTCTGGGAGCCCAGGGCCTCACCGCCGAGGCGGCTTCCGGAGGGGAGCAGGCCCTGGCGATGCTGGCTGAAAAACCCTTCGACGTGGTGCTTTTGGATGTGAAAATGCCGGGCGAAAGCGGCCAGGAGG
Above is a genomic segment from Desulfolutivibrio sulfodismutans DSM 3696 containing:
- a CDS encoding response regulator; protein product: MPDPIRVLVVDDEDRFRTTLVKLLGAQGLTAEAASGGEQALAMLAEKPFDVVLLDVKMPGESGQEVLPRIKAIAPGVEVLVLTGHASVDIAAEMIAGGAADYLLKPCPLDELVGCVRAVYDRKKAVGAR
- a CDS encoding Na(+)/H(+) antiporter subunit D codes for the protein MIANLHPALPLFAGAALTAFFGKKTGGAVSLAAALASVWAVSILPGDGGAALSLHPAGMALDFLRADKLAVLFAWIFTLSASLSCLFAFGRQGGPERAATLAYAGSALGAVFAGDMVTLYVFWEAMALAAVFVILAGGTEKSRAAAYRYALVHLFGGICLLAGLVLLAAKTGSTAFTAALLADGGPGSLLVLAGFLINASAFPFSAWLPDSYPESSPTGGVFLSAFTTKTAVYVLIRGFPGFDILIVAGCLMILYGLIYALRENDLRRLLSYSITNQVGFMLVGVGIGTPEALNGACALAFCHILYKSLMFMSAGSVIAATGKRKLTELGGLFSAMPLTFAATVVGAMSLSALPGTCGFVSKPMVLAATADAHMALMWLFLEAASAGTLLYAGLAVPYFIFFGQTPGAPEASKKPTQGREAPVAALAGMGLAALACLGIGVYPWPLYALLPFAAPEFVPFSPGRVTATIELLAFAGLFFALYAPILRRRPGITLDTDFFYRRGGRFLYRLSDAATGGINTAAADMAARAAAALHRLTAQGPQRLAAMVVTLFSPLLGKNAQRLRDEAALAAQTWTPPVGVTLAAALFGLCLILMLVL
- a CDS encoding sensor histidine kinase, which produces MKDEKPRADPTAAAGEPAAAPAGKARPLWLHLIGLPGLTAVAVLSAMVLPIPLAVILALFIASLAAWSAAALASRIRASEQKRCSLDAQLVQSQKLAAIGEMSAGIAHEINNPMAIIAQESDWMTHLMSAPQVTPENMAELRDSLAEIVRQVDRCKAITHNLLNFSRKMEPILQQEHLEKIMEDMVLLVEKEARLKGVSIVRDYDPELAPIATDVPLLRQVILNLLLNAFQAIPGQGAITVSTRPDGPSRVAIAVADTGVGIAPENMPKIFNPFFTTKPPGVGTGLGLSMCHGIVDRLGGAITVESEEGKGSRFTVTLPREGRAFEITT
- a CDS encoding sensor histidine kinase, whose product is MQQDDYQRLRLKIIATTLAFSFVPLLALGVTIYLKTESVYVSKVYGNLRTLVENKKNTIDLFLNERISQLTTLAFTESFDQLSDEKYLEKVFSFLQIHSKSFIDLQVIDQDGKTVSYCGPYRLQNVNYSQEPWFNMAMARGLYVSDVFLGFRKYPHFIIAVTRREGDRSWILRAAIDSDIFDSLVRSVHLGKSGDAFLMTSENVLQTKPRFDDTILEKIEFPRFAKFSGSRVEEFAVKGKTSLYAMAWLDYKDWLLVIKDDPREEFMPLYQARWLLIFILLGGTLLIIGGAVFISNSMVRQLVRSEREKASLDASLTQSSKMAALGKLAAGVAHEVNNPLAIIMEKAGWMRDLLSEEDIKGSPNFKEYEDAVQKIEFHVRRAKDVTHRLLGFARRMDPLRDDINVNILLDQTKSFLENEASFRNIEIMTDYDRGLPCITSDASQLQQVFLNILDNAIDAIDKDGVITVTTRHDKEAGAVVIAIADTGKGMPKEVAEKIFDPFFTTKKVGEGTGLGLTISYSIIEKLGGKIVLHSVEGKGTTFTITLPVS
- a CDS encoding response regulator, with the translated sequence MSVRILVVDDEPDFIETMVKRFTFRKMPVTAASSGIAALKLLETDSFDVVIMDVRMPGKDGIETLKEIKKRYPLTEVIMLTGHASVESGMRGMSLGAYDYVLKPVDFDELLEKVHKAHERKLLNEGRKAPR
- a CDS encoding Crp/Fnr family transcriptional regulator — translated: MPTPPDLINFQILAGIPDPLLERFLALAVPRDFGPGDTIHERGQPAEHFSLLLDGKALLQVRLPPDIIVSLGSLNPGYCFGFSALTPGEVHDHTVVAARACRTLAVPGTALVGLIQDAPAFGVPFLLAMYRLVNDRLTLRTSQFLTLLTRHPDLSPA